One part of the Sorangiineae bacterium MSr11954 genome encodes these proteins:
- a CDS encoding VWA domain-containing protein translates to MSTRDDRLVRWRLVLGDAAGSLLDGRAGMTADDLAADSALAWLYERGDERAERDLRDRGGGLGGASLPVPDWLSEVHRLFPKETIERIERDAIEKYQIHEVVTDPEVLARVEPNETLLRAVLLTKHLMNAEVLAMARELCAKVVRKLMEKLARSVKTSFHGTRARARSRIKIARNLDAKATIRANLGMYDRASRRLFIRTPLFVARTRKHLEKWQIIVLVDESGSMVGSIIHAAVTAACLWGLPSMKTHLCIFDTEVVDLTDRVTDPVEVLMKVQLGGGTDIGKAVGYAQGLIENPRRTIVVLVTDFFEGASQAVLVARVKALCDQGVIVLGLAALDAQANPSFDRELSQRLAQAGAHIGAMTPGQLVSFLAEKVRA, encoded by the coding sequence ATGAGCACGCGCGACGACCGCCTGGTGCGCTGGCGCCTCGTCCTGGGCGACGCCGCAGGATCGCTCCTTGACGGACGCGCCGGGATGACGGCCGACGATCTCGCGGCCGACAGCGCGCTCGCCTGGCTTTACGAGCGCGGCGACGAACGGGCCGAGCGCGATCTCCGCGACCGCGGCGGGGGCTTGGGCGGCGCGAGCCTCCCGGTACCCGACTGGCTCTCCGAGGTGCACCGCCTCTTTCCGAAGGAGACCATCGAGCGCATCGAGCGCGACGCCATCGAAAAGTACCAGATCCACGAGGTGGTCACCGACCCCGAGGTCCTCGCGCGGGTGGAGCCGAACGAGACCTTGCTCCGCGCGGTGCTCCTCACCAAGCACCTGATGAACGCCGAGGTCCTGGCCATGGCGCGGGAGCTCTGCGCCAAGGTCGTTCGAAAGCTCATGGAAAAGCTCGCGCGAAGCGTGAAGACGAGCTTTCACGGCACGCGCGCCCGCGCCCGATCGCGCATCAAGATCGCCCGAAACTTGGACGCGAAGGCCACCATCCGGGCCAACCTCGGGATGTACGATCGCGCATCGCGAAGGCTCTTCATTCGAACCCCGCTCTTCGTCGCGCGCACGCGCAAGCACCTGGAAAAGTGGCAGATCATCGTCCTGGTGGACGAGAGCGGCAGCATGGTCGGATCCATCATCCACGCCGCCGTGACCGCCGCGTGCTTGTGGGGCCTGCCGTCGATGAAGACGCACCTCTGCATCTTCGACACCGAGGTGGTGGACCTCACGGACCGGGTGACCGATCCCGTCGAGGTGCTCATGAAGGTGCAGCTCGGCGGAGGGACCGATATCGGCAAGGCCGTGGGGTACGCGCAAGGGCTCATCGAGAATCCGCGGCGCACCATCGTGGTGCTCGTCACGGACTTCTTCGAGGGGGCGAGCCAGGCCGTGCTCGTCGCGCGCGTAAAGGCGCTGTGCGATCAAGGGGTCATCGTGTTGGGGTTGGCCGCCCTGGACGCGCAGGCGAACCCTTCGTTCGATCGCGAGCTCTCGCAGCGGCTGGCGCAGGCCGGCGCGCACATTGGGGCGATGACCCCCGGGCAGCTGGTGAGCTTCTTGGCCGAGAAGGTCCGCGCGTGA
- a CDS encoding diguanylate cyclase produces MPRASDPNKPPLSPTPISLKESAKDPSRIPLKVLVAEDDASSRELVVKAITLLGYECRSARDGQEAWEMHQAEHADVILSDWRMPRMDGLELCRRTRVAGDEEAYTYFIFLSALSDRDHFIRGTEAGADDFHSKPVDLVELRARLVSAGRVIALHRKLAEKNAILRRDSQVSFRAARTDPLTEVSNRLQMDEDLAELDRRVIPGEARHSIAIGDIDWFKKYNDHYGHIAGDDVLRRVARIIRGALRETDGLYRYGGEEFVLLFPGLSLARAVRAVERVRRSVQRHAIPTQGDLSVVTMSFGVAELDARADTSLQDCLRRADRALYRAKGAGRNRVESARVPEASTAST; encoded by the coding sequence ATGCCGCGCGCATCCGATCCGAACAAACCGCCCTTGTCCCCTACGCCCATTTCGCTGAAAGAGAGCGCAAAGGATCCCTCACGGATTCCGCTCAAGGTGCTCGTCGCCGAAGACGATGCGTCGTCGCGCGAGCTGGTCGTGAAAGCCATTACGCTCTTGGGCTACGAATGCCGGAGCGCGCGCGACGGGCAGGAAGCGTGGGAGATGCACCAAGCCGAGCACGCCGACGTCATCCTGAGCGACTGGCGTATGCCGCGAATGGACGGACTCGAGCTTTGCCGCCGAACGCGGGTCGCCGGCGACGAGGAGGCGTATACTTATTTCATCTTTCTCTCGGCGCTGAGCGATCGGGATCACTTCATTCGGGGGACCGAGGCCGGCGCGGACGATTTCCACTCCAAGCCGGTCGATTTGGTCGAGCTTCGGGCGCGCCTGGTTTCGGCCGGTCGCGTTATTGCACTTCACCGGAAGCTCGCCGAAAAGAACGCCATTCTCCGACGAGATAGTCAGGTGTCGTTTCGTGCCGCGCGAACGGATCCGCTGACCGAGGTCTCCAACCGCCTGCAAATGGATGAAGACCTTGCCGAGCTGGACCGCCGTGTCATCCCGGGTGAGGCGCGTCACTCGATCGCCATCGGCGATATCGACTGGTTCAAAAAATACAATGACCACTACGGCCACATCGCCGGCGACGACGTCCTCCGGCGGGTGGCTCGGATTATCCGCGGCGCCCTTCGCGAGACCGACGGCCTGTACCGTTATGGCGGCGAAGAGTTCGTCCTTCTCTTCCCCGGTCTCTCGCTCGCGCGGGCCGTTCGCGCCGTGGAGCGTGTGCGCCGCTCGGTCCAGCGGCACGCCATCCCCACCCAAGGCGATCTCTCCGTCGTCACGATGAGCTTTGGTGTTGCCGAGCTCGACGCGCGCGCCGATACCTCGCTGCAAGACTGCCTTCGCCGCGCCGATCGGGCGCTCTATCGCGCCAAGGGTGCCGGCCGCAACCGGGTCGAGAGCGCCCGCGTGCCCGAAGCTTCGACCGCCTCGACGTGA
- a CDS encoding inorganic phosphate transporter — protein sequence MAVSTPGHLVDSKLESKLRVSKGPGKWGAIAFGTALAGGVVYVLAQLAGDLANVRFSSMVPFVFLGIALAIALGFEFVNGFHDTANAVATVIYTHSLPPHVAVVWSGIWNFIGVLVSSGVVAFGIISLLPVELILQVGSGAGFAMVFALLAAAILWNLGTWYFGLPSSSSHTLIGSIIGVGLANQLLGNPSATSGVDWEQASSIGKSLLLSPLVGFVSAAVLLRVMKAAVTNARLYQAPEGIDPPPFWIRALLLFTCTGVSFAHGSNDGQKGMGLIMLILIGTVPTAYALNHAIPASQTQDFIAVSHQTAETLARYAPSEVVVGDARAEVTRYIRTRKLTQDTVPATRTMIGDIAADMAVFKELAQVPDDKTRNFRNDMYLVSETLRLFDKTKQPALTSADRDVVKNYKKHIDDATKFIPTWVKVAVAIALGLGTMVGWKRIVVTVGEKIGKDHLTYAQGASAELVAMTTIGAADLFGLPVSTTHVLSSGVAGTMTANGSGLQLATVRNLLMAWVLTLPMSIVLAGTLFWAFSRLG from the coding sequence ATGGCCGTATCCACCCCGGGGCATCTCGTCGACTCGAAGCTCGAATCCAAGCTGCGCGTATCGAAGGGCCCCGGTAAATGGGGCGCCATCGCCTTCGGGACGGCGCTCGCGGGCGGCGTCGTCTATGTGCTCGCGCAGCTCGCGGGCGATCTCGCCAACGTGCGCTTTTCGTCGATGGTGCCCTTCGTCTTTTTGGGCATCGCCTTGGCCATCGCGCTCGGGTTCGAGTTCGTCAATGGATTTCACGATACCGCCAATGCGGTCGCGACCGTGATTTACACGCACTCGCTCCCTCCTCATGTCGCGGTGGTTTGGTCGGGTATTTGGAATTTCATCGGCGTGCTCGTGTCCTCCGGGGTGGTGGCCTTCGGGATCATCTCGCTTTTGCCGGTCGAGCTCATCCTCCAAGTGGGCAGCGGCGCGGGCTTTGCCATGGTGTTTGCCCTGCTGGCCGCCGCCATTCTTTGGAATCTGGGCACGTGGTATTTTGGTTTGCCCTCGTCCAGCTCGCACACCCTCATTGGCTCGATCATTGGGGTGGGGCTCGCCAATCAGCTCCTGGGCAATCCGAGCGCGACCAGCGGCGTCGATTGGGAGCAGGCGTCGAGCATCGGCAAATCGCTGCTCCTCTCGCCGCTGGTCGGGTTCGTGAGCGCGGCCGTCCTCCTCCGCGTGATGAAGGCTGCCGTCACGAACGCCCGCTTGTACCAGGCCCCCGAGGGCATCGATCCGCCGCCGTTCTGGATCCGTGCGCTCCTCCTCTTCACCTGCACCGGGGTGAGCTTTGCTCATGGCTCCAACGACGGGCAGAAGGGCATGGGGCTCATCATGCTGATCCTCATCGGCACCGTGCCGACGGCCTACGCGTTGAACCATGCCATCCCCGCCAGTCAAACGCAGGACTTCATCGCCGTCTCGCACCAAACCGCGGAGACCTTGGCCCGCTACGCGCCCTCCGAGGTCGTGGTCGGCGATGCGCGGGCCGAGGTCACCCGGTACATTCGCACGCGCAAGCTCACGCAAGATACCGTCCCCGCGACCCGAACGATGATCGGCGATATCGCGGCCGATATGGCGGTGTTCAAGGAGCTGGCCCAAGTGCCGGACGACAAGACACGCAACTTCCGCAATGACATGTATTTGGTGAGCGAGACCTTGCGGCTGTTCGACAAAACGAAGCAGCCGGCCCTGACCTCGGCCGACCGCGACGTCGTGAAGAACTACAAAAAGCACATCGATGACGCGACCAAGTTCATCCCAACTTGGGTCAAGGTGGCCGTGGCCATCGCCCTGGGGCTTGGAACCATGGTCGGGTGGAAGCGGATCGTGGTGACCGTGGGCGAGAAGATCGGCAAGGATCATCTCACGTACGCCCAGGGCGCGTCGGCCGAGCTGGTGGCGATGACGACCATTGGCGCGGCCGATCTGTTCGGGCTTCCGGTCAGCACCACGCACGTGTTGTCGTCTGGCGTGGCGGGGACCATGACGGCCAATGGCTCGGGGCTGCAGCTCGCGACCGTGCGCAACCTGCTCATGGCGTGGGTGCTCACCCTGCCCATGTCGATCGTGCTGGCCGGTACGCTGTTTTGGGCGTTCAGCCGCCTGGGGTGA
- a CDS encoding thiopurine S-methyltransferase: METSFWIERWREGRIAFHEGRPNAYLARHLGRLGPSRRVLVPLCGKSEDMAHLAAAGHQVIGVELVEDAVRAFFAEHEVDPAVREHGPFTAYEADRITLLAGDWFAATPELVGPVDALYDRAALVALPSEMRARYVAALRALVPKGSPGIVVTLEYYQARIGGPPFSVPEGTLRSLFDGLDVQLLDEGPADVTRFLEAGIAAVERCFLIRF; the protein is encoded by the coding sequence ATGGAAACTTCGTTTTGGATCGAGCGCTGGCGAGAAGGACGGATTGCGTTTCACGAGGGCCGCCCCAATGCCTACCTGGCGCGGCACCTCGGCCGCCTCGGTCCTTCGCGGCGTGTGCTCGTCCCGCTCTGCGGGAAGAGCGAAGACATGGCCCACCTCGCTGCCGCCGGGCACCAGGTCATCGGCGTCGAGCTCGTCGAAGACGCCGTGCGCGCGTTCTTTGCCGAGCACGAGGTCGACCCTGCCGTGCGCGAGCACGGTCCGTTCACGGCCTACGAAGCGGATCGGATCACCCTGCTCGCGGGCGATTGGTTCGCGGCGACCCCGGAGCTGGTGGGCCCGGTGGACGCCTTGTACGATCGCGCCGCCCTCGTCGCGCTGCCCTCCGAGATGCGCGCGCGCTACGTGGCCGCCCTCCGTGCGCTCGTGCCCAAAGGATCGCCCGGCATCGTGGTGACCCTCGAGTACTATCAAGCGCGCATCGGCGGCCCGCCGTTCTCGGTGCCCGAGGGAACGTTGCGCTCCCTCTTCGACGGACTCGACGTGCAGCTCTTGGACGAAGGCCCCGCCGACGTGACCCGTTTCCTCGAAGCCGGGATTGCGGCTGTAGAACGATGTTTCCTCATCCGGTTTTGA
- a CDS encoding DUF6196 family protein: MYVSHESPEQTHTRLRRVLAEAELKTWPGLYAFDEVPAAEFPAHLVEKAFAFVRDEDVWSALVPATRPEQERFVVFSFHFTPGLDNSGFVGWLASHLKAKVGTGVMVVCGQNSARGGIFDYWGAPESVADRVLAEVQRLRGEDAKTGGAP; encoded by the coding sequence ATGTACGTGAGCCACGAATCACCGGAGCAAACGCATACGCGCCTTCGACGGGTCCTCGCGGAGGCCGAGTTGAAGACATGGCCAGGCCTCTACGCGTTCGACGAAGTGCCTGCCGCAGAGTTTCCCGCGCACCTCGTTGAAAAGGCCTTTGCCTTCGTACGCGACGAAGACGTGTGGAGCGCCCTCGTGCCTGCTACCCGCCCCGAGCAGGAGCGCTTCGTCGTGTTCTCGTTTCATTTCACGCCCGGCCTGGACAACTCGGGGTTCGTGGGCTGGCTCGCCTCCCACCTCAAAGCAAAGGTGGGCACCGGCGTGATGGTCGTCTGCGGACAAAACTCCGCGCGCGGCGGCATCTTCGATTACTGGGGCGCGCCGGAGTCCGTCGCCGATCGCGTCCTCGCCGAGGTGCAGCGTTTGCGCGGCGAAGACGCGAAGACAGGAGGTGCGCCATGA
- a CDS encoding aldo/keto reductase, translated as MTTRLDTYRQLGESGLFVSPLCLGAMSFGEEWGWGATEADSLAIVDRYVDAGGNFIDTADIYTQGTSERIVGKALSGRRDKVVLATKAALNVSTRDPNAGGTSRKHLTQALDRSLRRMGTDYVDLYWLHVHDGVTPVHETLRTVDDAVRAGKIRYVGVSNYPVRKVVEWQMLARQHGLTPIVAAQYEYNLLTRGIEVEHVPAFAEFGIGQVPWGPLAQGVLSGKYTRENRRPSDTKRADGELTQGRLTDRAFDVLDAVGAIARETGESYARVALTWLREQPTVVSPIVGCRTQAQLDDLIDSLGLSLSPDARAKLEAVSRLEAPYPFWSWPADQMDKKMRGGLTTVPWPYGSNRTSA; from the coding sequence ATGACCACGCGTCTCGATACCTACCGGCAGCTGGGCGAGAGCGGCCTCTTCGTGAGCCCTTTGTGCCTGGGGGCGATGAGCTTCGGCGAGGAGTGGGGCTGGGGCGCGACCGAGGCCGATTCGCTCGCCATCGTGGACCGCTATGTGGACGCCGGCGGCAACTTCATCGACACGGCGGATATCTACACGCAGGGCACGAGCGAGCGCATCGTGGGCAAAGCCCTCTCGGGCCGGCGCGACAAAGTCGTGTTGGCGACCAAGGCCGCCTTGAATGTCAGCACCCGCGATCCCAACGCCGGCGGCACCTCGCGCAAGCACCTCACCCAGGCGCTCGACCGAAGTCTGCGGCGCATGGGCACGGACTACGTCGATCTGTATTGGCTGCACGTGCACGACGGCGTGACCCCCGTGCACGAGACCTTGCGAACCGTGGATGACGCCGTGCGCGCCGGCAAAATCCGATATGTCGGGGTTTCGAACTACCCGGTGCGAAAGGTCGTCGAGTGGCAAATGCTGGCGCGCCAGCACGGTCTCACCCCGATCGTGGCCGCTCAATACGAGTACAACCTCCTGACGCGGGGCATCGAGGTCGAGCACGTGCCCGCGTTCGCCGAGTTCGGCATTGGTCAAGTGCCATGGGGACCTTTGGCGCAAGGAGTCCTGAGCGGCAAATACACGCGCGAAAACCGCCGCCCCAGCGACACCAAGCGCGCCGACGGCGAGCTGACCCAAGGCCGCCTCACCGACCGCGCCTTCGACGTGCTCGATGCGGTCGGCGCCATCGCCCGCGAGACCGGCGAGAGCTACGCGCGCGTCGCGCTCACCTGGCTGCGCGAGCAGCCCACGGTGGTCTCGCCCATCGTAGGGTGCCGCACGCAGGCCCAGCTCGACGATCTGATCGACTCGCTCGGCCTCTCGCTGTCGCCCGACGCGCGCGCCAAGCTCGAGGCGGTGAGCCGCCTCGAGGCCCCGTATCCGTTCTGGAGCTGGCCCGCCGATCAGATGGACAAGAAAATGCGCGGCGGCCTCACCACGGTCCCTTGGCCGTATGGATCGAACCGCACCTCGGCATAA
- a CDS encoding glyoxalase — translation MSRKLFVNLPVKDLKKSVAFFTELGFVFNPAFTDETATCMVLNEGAYVMLLVESKFKEFTSKSIIDTAGNVEVITSFSVDSRQAVDELVTKALALGSKPAKDPLDLGFMYNRSFLDPDGHIWEAFWMDPNAIPQ, via the coding sequence ATGTCCCGAAAACTTTTCGTCAATTTGCCGGTCAAAGATCTCAAGAAGTCGGTGGCCTTTTTCACCGAGCTCGGGTTCGTCTTCAATCCGGCGTTCACCGATGAGACGGCGACCTGCATGGTCCTCAACGAGGGCGCCTACGTGATGCTTCTCGTCGAGAGCAAGTTCAAGGAGTTCACGTCGAAGTCCATCATCGACACGGCCGGGAATGTCGAGGTGATCACGTCGTTCTCGGTGGACAGCCGTCAGGCGGTCGACGAGCTGGTGACCAAGGCCCTGGCGCTCGGCTCCAAGCCCGCCAAGGATCCGCTGGACCTCGGCTTCATGTACAACCGCAGCTTTCTGGATCCGGACGGCCACATCTGGGAGGCGTTCTGGATGGACCCGAACGCCATTCCGCAGTGA
- a CDS encoding alpha/beta hydrolase — MFRRNQSRFGARVKIGFAATVAALVALSPVGCASDDDSPPSPGPGGSAETSQNGRYESVNGLSMYYETYGTGRPLVLLHGGFCTIDVCLGKVIPILARTHQVIAIEQQGHGHTGDIDRPFTYEQMAQDTTALLERIGIDKADFFGFSLGANIALRIAMRHPNLVDHVVALAPVAYDNVDPSLPTIWEQMSPEQVPSVFQDGYAKTAPDPKRWPAVVAKMKTLLLEFKGWSEGDIRSIQAPTLLMIGDRDLVLPEPAAKTVRLLPHGQLSVLPGSDHSAILVNPEAVVASSVRFLESRLEAHLEAHLERRVESR; from the coding sequence ATGTTCAGGAGGAACCAAAGTCGCTTTGGGGCGCGCGTAAAAATCGGTTTTGCGGCGACGGTCGCCGCGCTGGTGGCGCTGAGCCCCGTGGGGTGCGCGTCGGACGACGATTCGCCCCCGTCTCCTGGCCCCGGCGGCTCCGCGGAGACCTCGCAAAATGGGCGTTACGAATCGGTGAACGGGCTCTCGATGTATTACGAGACGTACGGTACCGGTCGGCCGCTGGTGCTCCTTCACGGAGGCTTTTGCACCATCGACGTGTGCCTTGGGAAGGTCATCCCCATCCTCGCGCGGACGCACCAAGTCATCGCCATCGAACAGCAGGGGCATGGTCACACGGGCGACATCGATCGACCCTTCACCTATGAGCAAATGGCCCAGGATACCACCGCGCTCCTCGAACGAATCGGAATCGACAAGGCCGACTTTTTCGGGTTCAGTTTGGGCGCCAACATCGCTTTGCGCATTGCCATGCGCCACCCGAATCTCGTAGATCACGTGGTCGCACTCGCCCCTGTCGCCTACGACAACGTGGACCCCTCGCTTCCCACGATTTGGGAGCAGATGTCCCCGGAACAGGTGCCGAGCGTCTTCCAAGATGGTTATGCGAAAACGGCACCCGACCCCAAGCGATGGCCGGCGGTCGTCGCCAAGATGAAAACGTTGCTTCTCGAGTTCAAGGGATGGTCCGAAGGCGATATTCGATCCATCCAAGCCCCTACCCTGCTCATGATCGGCGATCGCGATCTGGTCCTCCCCGAGCCTGCCGCGAAGACGGTTCGGCTGCTCCCGCACGGTCAATTGTCCGTGCTGCCCGGGAGCGATCACTCGGCCATCCTCGTGAACCCCGAAGCGGTGGTGGCGTCGAGCGTACGCTTTCTCGAATCACGTCTCGAAGCGCATCTCGAAGCGCATCTCGAACGACGTGTCGAATCGCGCTGA
- a CDS encoding GAF domain-containing protein, with amino-acid sequence MAAHCLVAWRLSGSTRGLIFFAGAVFAVDVCPSTIRTYTFFAISYRPMDLLSQLESAGSNLDEALRAVLRHFQAQIGTIHILQDDGMLHLAASTPGIPEPVLAASRCIPVGKGIAGLAVQRKAPVNMCNLQTDTSGDARPGARATGAMGSLCVPLLRGEDAVGALGIAVLGERTFGPEDEDALLEAGRVLARLDHPGVREKGQPGGPPPT; translated from the coding sequence ATGGCCGCTCACTGTCTCGTCGCCTGGCGCCTCTCGGGATCGACACGGGGGCTCATTTTTTTTGCGGGCGCCGTCTTTGCCGTCGATGTTTGCCCCTCGACCATCCGGACGTACACCTTCTTTGCGATAAGCTATCGGCCCATGGACCTTCTCTCGCAATTAGAATCGGCGGGCTCGAACCTCGATGAAGCGCTGCGCGCCGTCCTTCGGCACTTCCAAGCGCAGATCGGTACGATTCACATCCTCCAGGACGATGGGATGTTGCACCTGGCCGCGAGCACCCCCGGCATCCCCGAGCCGGTGCTGGCCGCGTCGCGCTGCATCCCCGTCGGAAAGGGCATCGCGGGGCTCGCCGTGCAGCGCAAAGCGCCCGTCAATATGTGCAATCTGCAAACAGATACCAGCGGCGACGCGCGGCCGGGCGCGCGGGCCACGGGCGCCATGGGCTCCTTGTGCGTCCCGCTTCTTCGCGGCGAGGACGCGGTGGGCGCCCTGGGCATCGCCGTCTTGGGCGAGCGCACGTTTGGGCCGGAGGACGAAGACGCGTTGCTGGAAGCCGGCAGGGTCCTCGCCCGCCTCGATCACCCGGGCGTGCGCGAAAAGGGCCAGCCCGGCGGCCCGCCGCCGACCTGA
- the aroC gene encoding chorismate synthase, whose amino-acid sequence MSHNTFGHLFRVTTFGESHGPTIGCVIDGCPPRIPLTEPEIQQYLDKRRPGQSRFTTQRREPDAVRIVSGVMEDESGTRVTTGAPVALLIDNVDSRSKDYGEIKDRYRPGHADFTYDAKYGLRDYRGGGRSSARETAMRVAAGAVARKVIAHVRIRGALVQLGPHAIDRQRWSDAAIDENPFFCPDPHAAVAWETYLDEVRKRGSSCGAIVEVVAEGVPPGWGAPLYGKLDAELASAFMSINAVKGVEIGDGMAVAALEGETNADEMRHGGGETNGGAPEFLSNHAGGILGGISTGQAIIARFAVKPTSSILTPQRSVDRFGDEVDVRTKGRHDPCVGIRAVPVGEAMMAIVLADAFLRHRGQVGGGPPGWPFSRTPG is encoded by the coding sequence ATGTCGCACAACACCTTTGGGCACCTTTTCCGAGTCACCACATTTGGCGAGAGCCATGGTCCCACCATCGGCTGCGTGATCGACGGCTGCCCCCCGCGCATCCCCCTCACCGAGCCCGAGATCCAGCAGTACCTGGACAAGCGGCGGCCTGGGCAATCGCGCTTCACCACCCAGCGCCGCGAGCCCGATGCCGTGCGCATCGTCTCCGGCGTGATGGAGGACGAGAGCGGGACGCGGGTCACGACCGGCGCGCCGGTGGCGCTCCTCATCGACAACGTGGACTCGCGCTCCAAAGACTACGGGGAGATCAAGGATCGCTACCGCCCCGGGCACGCCGATTTCACCTACGACGCCAAGTACGGGCTCCGCGATTACCGGGGCGGAGGTCGCTCGTCGGCGCGTGAGACCGCGATGCGGGTGGCGGCGGGCGCGGTGGCGCGCAAGGTCATTGCCCATGTGCGCATTCGCGGCGCGCTGGTGCAGCTCGGTCCGCACGCGATCGATCGGCAGCGATGGAGCGACGCCGCCATCGACGAGAACCCCTTTTTCTGCCCGGATCCGCATGCGGCGGTCGCCTGGGAGACGTACCTCGACGAGGTGCGCAAGCGCGGCTCGTCGTGCGGTGCCATCGTGGAGGTGGTGGCCGAAGGCGTTCCGCCGGGATGGGGCGCGCCCCTTTACGGCAAGCTCGACGCGGAGCTCGCCAGTGCGTTCATGAGCATCAACGCCGTCAAAGGCGTGGAGATTGGGGACGGCATGGCCGTGGCCGCGCTCGAGGGCGAAACCAACGCCGACGAAATGCGCCACGGGGGCGGTGAAACGAACGGCGGCGCGCCGGAGTTTCTCTCGAACCATGCGGGCGGCATCCTCGGGGGCATCTCGACCGGACAGGCCATCATCGCGCGATTTGCCGTAAAGCCCACGTCGTCGATCCTCACGCCGCAGCGCTCGGTCGATCGATTTGGCGACGAGGTCGATGTCCGCACCAAAGGCCGCCACGATCCCTGCGTCGGGATTCGTGCGGTGCCGGTGGGCGAGGCCATGATGGCCATCGTCCTCGCCGATGCGTTTTTGCGGCACCGCGGTCAGGTCGGCGGCGGGCCGCCGGGCTGGCCCTTTTCGCGCACGCCCGGGTGA
- a CDS encoding YciI family protein, translated as MRFMMLIKGDKNAEADLPPGEKLLSAMGKYNEELMKSGVLLAAEGLHATSKGALIRFAGGKRTVVEGPFTDANELIAGFWLIQVKSKEEAIEWAKRCPIDAGRTPSSNGVGEIELRQVFELTDFS; from the coding sequence ATGCGATTCATGATGCTGATCAAGGGAGACAAGAACGCCGAAGCGGATTTGCCACCGGGCGAGAAGCTCCTCAGCGCCATGGGAAAATACAACGAAGAGCTGATGAAGTCGGGCGTGCTGCTCGCGGCCGAGGGGCTGCACGCCACGTCGAAGGGGGCGCTCATCCGCTTCGCGGGGGGGAAGCGGACGGTGGTCGAGGGGCCGTTCACGGACGCGAACGAGCTCATTGCCGGGTTCTGGCTCATTCAGGTCAAGTCGAAAGAGGAGGCCATCGAGTGGGCCAAGCGCTGCCCCATCGACGCGGGCCGGACCCCCTCGAGCAACGGGGTGGGCGAAATCGAGCTTCGTCAGGTGTTCGAGCTGACGGACTTCTCCTGA